Genomic window (Centroberyx gerrardi isolate f3 chromosome 9, fCenGer3.hap1.cur.20231027, whole genome shotgun sequence):
tcacaacaCCCTGACAAGAGATacaacaaatattcctgtgacccttgAATGTTTATGGGTGATAGGGAAGGAAATAAAAGCCAAGACAAAGAAGTATTAGTTTTATACCAATGATTTATCTGTCAATGTACGTTCATCACGCGTAATTGATTCTAATTAGTTCCAAATTTATCTTAAAATCCAGGTAGGGTCTGAAGTCTCTCCAACAGTGAGCCGGATGTAACGACCTTTAAAACAAGACTTTCCAAAGATAAAGACCAAACATTCACTGCTGCTGAAACAAGTCTCTGcaggaagaaagacaaagacgGACATGAGTCTTTCTCAGGATGACGTGACCGGCGGAGGTCAGACAGAGCTCGACTCTGCAATGCGTCTGCAGCAGGATGACTTGACCGGCGGATTCATCACAGACCTGCAAACAGAGGAAGACCTCAGGATGAAAGACCTTAAGACAAGTCAGTcgacggagagagaaaacaagacgaCCAACCCACTGAGTCTTCTCAAAGAGGACTTGAGTCAGTTTAAGGAAGACTTGATGAATGTATTCAAGGATAAAGACATGAAGACCGCAGACCACTCATCCAGTCAGTCAACGGAGAGAGAATATAAGACAACCAACCCACTAAGTCTTTTCAAGGAGGACTTAAGTCAGTTTAGGGAAGACCTAACCAGTGTCTTCAGTGTCGGTTtctccaaggaaaaagacacgAAGAGCGCAGATCTCAAGACGAGTCAGGCAGCGGCGAGAGAACTCAAGACGACAAACACGCTGAGCCTTCTCAAAGAGGACTTGAGTCAATTTAAGGAAGACCTGACCAGCGTCTTCAGAATGGGTCTttcaaaagagaaagacaacaagGCCGTTGCTTCAAAGGAAGACTTCCCCGgcaacttcaaaataaaagtcttgtCTGAGGAGAAAGCTGAGAGAACAGGCCGCTCTAGAAGAGACTGTTCAGAGATCGAACTGAACGATCTGTTTGGAAGAGACCAGACTAGACTTTCAAagaccagaggagagaagatgcaGGAATCTAAAAAGAGTCTTTcagaaaagaggaaggaaaagatgaCAGATGACCGCTCAAACGAGAATGGAGAGACGGTCAACGCCGGGAAAATGACCGACGATATGGAGTCTGCGGTGAATCCAACGGCCAGTGAATTGGATATAAAGTCCTCCGGGGAGAAAACCGAGACCAGAACTTTCTCTGAAACACAGCAAAGTGAGGAGAGGATCCTTGCCTTGGAAACAGGTCTTTCTTCTCTGCTATTATTTCATATTCATTGGGATTCACTTGTTTTATTCCCTGTTTTATCCATTGTTTTTAATATACTTGCTTTTTACGCtgatgtgaagcactttgtaccATACATTTATAGTTTATTACGGTAATAAATCTTAAGTGCATTCACATTAAGTTTTTCTCCACAGACGAAGAGAAGGCTGCTGCCTCGACGTCTGAAAGTGAAGACTGCAGCGTGAGTGATGATTCCTCCGTAGTGTTAGGAGAGCTGAGgacggaggaggaagacgaagaggaggaggaggaggaagatgaaaacCCTTTAATGAGTCTGGCCTCTGGAATCGGTCTCTTCGTGGAAAATGACTCTATTGGAGACATCATGAGGTGAGTCTTTTGTACGTTGCCACAAGAAGCGCTCTGGGCTATTTTTATTGACTTTCATTAAAGCCCCAATCTGTGATCAGTGTTGAGAGCAGGTCTCTTGTGGCCGAGCagggaattacaacaacacaatgttttgattggctcacacacactgtactgtctCCAAGTTGAGTCTAACGGCTCGTACCGTTAAGTACCGTAAAAACCAAACCCTGATGTATGCAAAACTAAAACAGAGAGCAGGAGTGACGGTTGGGGCGATGGGGTTGCTGGACAGCGATCGCTGATTGCTGCTGCAGACACGCTTCCTGGTTTAGACTGAGAAGACGTGTTGATATTCATATTAAAAtcctgcctagtgcagctttaaatgtgaaatgttaaatgtcatgttttcagTCTAACCGGATCATGTTCTGGTCTTCCAGGGATCAGCCAGGAGGAGAACTGTGGGCCTTGAAAAACTGTAAGTTGACATGGATTTGATTCAATCTTTAATCAAAACTATTCTGAATGATGCTTATGTCTGTTCCACCACTTCTTTAGATTTTAAGCCTACATTTTAGTAAGTATTGAAATATTTGAGGGGTTTGGGGCTAAACCTTTAGCAGAGAaaagaataaattaatttattctttTTGCGTATTTGAAAGGCTGAAAACAGACAATGCTtcattacattcattcatttaaacaCAAACTCAGGTTTGGATATGCCAGGAGCCTCATGTTAAACCAACCTGATTTCATAAAAAgtggtgaaatgagcacaaactctgaaacacagatgtatgtgctgtggacacgaattatgtgaaaatgacattcctccaccatgaactggattctgtgacaaaaacatgaattggacacgacattttcagATAAAGATTGACTtttagacaactaaaacaactcggttaaggtttgggaaaggctttggtcggttaaataagaaaaactttaacgaaaaatttaaatttgactcCCGATAGAAAATTCCTTCATACaaactgggaattgaactccagTCTCTGGCATTGAAGTCAAGCTCATCGTCCATCCAGcatgtaatttggtgttaacaagtcgtgttcatttcatgtatttgtgtgagattaGGTTAAGTTAAATTTGAGGCCCGTGTCTGTGTCTATCCCggtctcttcttcctctcctcagtcGCCTGTTATTTAACTCTGGACCCGAACACCGCCAACCCCGAGCTCCTTCTGTCCGACGACAACAGGAAGGCGACCCGCGTCTGGTCGGACCATCGGTACCCCGAACACCCGGAGCGGTTCGACGGCTGCCCTCAGGTCCTGTGCAGGGAAGGCCTGATGGAGAGGTTttactgggaggtggagtggagcgGGGGGGCGGACGTCGGCGTCACCTACAACAGCATCTCCAGGGACGGAGACGCCAGCGGCTGCCTGCTGGGACACAACGGCAAGTCCTGGACTCTGGAGTGCTGCGAGGGAAGCTACACTCCCTGCCACGACAACAAGAGGTTCGGCTCTTCCTCGCCGCGTCCCTCGGCCCGCAGAGTCGGCGTTTATCTGGACTGGGCGGCCGggtctctgtccttctacagcgtCCGTCCGGACTCCATGACGCTCCTCCACACCTTCAGCGCTGCCTTCACCGAGCCGCTGTACCCCGGTTTCTGGGTCTGGGGTTCGGACGCCTCGGTGTCGCTGAGCCAGGTGCAGCTGGACTGGGAGCGCCTGCTGCAGTGAATCCCAATTGTAGGACTTGAGTCCCAATTTTGATGACTTGTGACtcagacttgaatattgatgactcgaCTTACTCACTGAAAACTTGAACTTGGGACTCGATCACCTCAGACATCGGCTCTTTTCAGCTTTGCCCTTAATTTGTACCTGATCATCTTGTTCGTCGAAtttttgtattcttttattAAGGTTATTTTTTGACACTTTTGCCTTAATtggataaaatcaacaaaaatgtCCGATGCTGGATTCAAACTCAGGACATTGCAGTTACACACCCAACTCTCTTCTGGTTTACTGCCTAATAAAGTTTTTAgatttatatttttctctttgGCAGATTTACTGATCCACAGcatgaaatatttaaaaagctACTTTAATAAACACTCAGCGTAGTCTGTAGTCATATTTACAGTCTGATGTTATCTCTGTCTTGTGTtgatacacagagagagtgtgtgtgtgtgtgtgtgtgtgtgtgtgcatatgtgacgtgtgtgtatatgtgtgtttatgtctacaTACATTaggtgagtatgtgtgtggaggcatttatgatgtgtgtttgcatgagtgtgtatgtgcctgttggcatgcacatgtgtatatatttgtacCCATTTGATGCATCTGCttatgtgtgcagtgtgtgtgtgtgtgtgtgtgtgtgtgtgtgtgtgtctgacctgtaGCTGACACAGGCTGTTGTCCTGGCTGCCCCGGGCCTCCTGCacctcctgcagctccttctCCAGCTGTTCCAGACGAGCAACACGCATCtgcagcacgcacacacacacacacacacacacacacacacacacactactcagaCAAAGGCTCCAGATGTGCTCTAATTCTACCAGcagttgtctttgttttgtagGTTATGCAGTTGTACTTAGAACTGTTTtatttaaaagaatcaaatagttatacattttttacaaatgtttttaaaaattgttaacatattttacattttaaagagATAGTTCAGATTTTAACAAAGCTGATCTGATTTATCATGAACTGAGGCTCCTTCCCATCCATCCAACACCACTGGCACAAGGacataataatagtaattagCATTTATTAACAATAAATTATCATTACTAGTGCAAGGCAATGAGGCTGACCACATCTTTAAAATATTATATTTAAGTCCTTAACTATGGTAAACTTTTACCAAACAGCTAGGAAACAGTTTGTAATGTGCTGCATGTGATTTTCGATTAATTTAGAATAATATGACTTTGGATTGGCTTCTGAAAAACCTGAACTGCCCCTTTAAGTTGAGTTTCCCCACTGGGGATTAATAAAGatgtctaatctaatctaatctaatatttCAGGTAATGTCTAATCAGTGTTGTATTTGGCCAAACTGTCTTCTCCTCATGTCAAACCCTCCTTCAGTTTTCATCCTATAAACAGAGACTATCTTTGCTTCCCGTCAACATTCTTAGAAGTGGGCGTGGCTAACAGAGTCTGTGACTAGCCAACCAGGAGCCGGTCTCCGGTGGTCTCACCTGGGTCCTCTGAACCATCTCGTCGCTGGTACCGAAGCGCTCCTCCATGACGGATCGGACCTGCTGGGCCTCGAACTCCAGCTGCTGACGGATCAGATCCATCTGCAGAGAGAACTACAACAAAACACCAAGGTCAGACAAAGATGGAGTTCAGGACAGAGGCGTCACTCCACTGGACACTAAGGTACAGCGTAGCTCCTGCATCTGATGTCATCTACCaccaaaacctccaaacctgCTCATACAGGCTTTATAGTTGCGTAGGGCGGTGACATCATCAACCgcatttctggggacaaagtggatcAATGGCTGATGTATGTATGATAGATTATTAGTCACTGGTCCTGATGCTCCCTGGTGGGTTTTCTTTTCCGATTtgtttccaaatacatttctggtgattttttttatataatgctACAAACTATAACATCAGATTTGGATTAATTTAGACCAAGACAATACTGACCAATCTGCTGAATGTTCAAAAATTCAAATGATGCCAGAATCTAAGCTTGACTCCAACACAATTCAATAAAGCAATGCCTTTACTCATCAAAGGTGACAATATAACTGTTCATTTTGAATATGAATGTGGGACCATatttctgtgatgtgtgtgtgcgtgtgtgtgtgtgtgtgtgtgtgctcaccgTGTCGATGCGGGGCAGCTGGGCCAGTCTCTGGGACAGCGCCTCCAGCTGGGTGTAATACCAGcagcgctccctctcctcccggTCGATCTCCCCCAGCAGGAGGCTCCTGCgtccggacacacacacacacacacacacacacacacacacacacacacacgcacacacacacacacacacacacacagggcattagatatcactattattattattagtagtagtagtagtagtattgttattatcaataataataataataatatcaataataaataagaaaaagaataaaaaaagactattattattattattagtagtagtagcagtagtattctgcaggtgagataaaataaTGTGTCATAAGGAAAAGATCTCActtcaaacaaaagaaaaaccgAAAGCATCATCTGAAGCAGCTCACCTCTCCTTGTAAAGCTCGTCCAGATGCTGCTCGCTGATTCGTCCGTCTCCTCCGATCATGGCGGCTTTGGGCGGGGCTCCGTCCAGGAAGTGGTGCGGCAGCAGGGCGGCGGCCTCTCCGGACGCCGCGCTCTGACGGGACGAGGCGCGCAGCGGGCTCCGGGCCCGGCCCGCCAccgagcagcaggaggaggaggaggagggggggggcagggccaggcgctcctccccctcccccccgccgtGGGACAGGCTGTCCGGCAGCAGCCGCAGGTTGTGAGGCTGGTACTTCAGCTCATAGTAGTTGGTGAGATCCATGTGCAACTCTGCAGGGGCGAAGAAGAAGTTTGACTTTTCTTTAGAACGTTTTTTGGACgtttttctgcttttatttgacagttgaaaggagagacagacagacaggacatagTGGGGTAGAGAGAaaagtgaccgacgtatctgaaccgttcactagtgaccgacgtatctgaaccgatcactggtgaccgacgtatctgaaccgatcactagtgacggatgtatctgaaccgatcactagtgaccgacgtatctgaaccgatcactagtgaccgacgtatctgaaccgatcactagtgacggacgtatctgaaccgatcactagtgaccgacgtatctgaaccgatcactagtgaccgacgtatctgaaccgatcactagtgaccgacgtatctgaaccgatcactagtgaccgacgtatctgaaccgatcactagtgaccgacgtatcggccgctctgacgtcacttcagtcacatgatgctgcagccagtcagcctctacatggttagcagacatttaccaactgaaGAATGTCGTCCATTTGGACTAAAATATTGTTTTagcaaagacaatctgttggttgaggaggtgatttcaacaaatctattctgctgaaacaccaatgaaaaaccgttgcatgAATGGTTCAAACCACCCACAAAGGAGCTGATTGGCTCAAAtgtttctctgagcgagaacaagccaTTGACGCGCGACAAAATCTAAAAGTGGGCGGggcgcgattcaggagtctggaagcAGACTGCTGGAGAATCTGAAGTGTAATCATCAGTGAGGAGGCTGTGCTGCAGACAGGAGGACTGGACTGCTAACAGACTACTGTTAATTGAGTCGGAGTCAGCTGAATTCCAATCTAGACAACTGGAGACATTAATTGGCTTCTTAATTGGATTGAGGCATAACGAGGCAGACCCAGCCCGGCCAATCACGTTAGCTGGATTGAGTCTATTCATGTTGTAATGCTGATCGGTCCCAAAGGGTCTGACAGAGCCAGTCACCCTGCACTGATGTCTCCatccagatacacacacacacacacacacacacacacacacacacatatacagtatatacacacacacatgctcagacCTTTGAGCTGGTCCAGGACGTCGCTCCGGCCGGACGAGGCCAGCGTTCCGGCCTCCTGCTCCAGTTTGCTCTGCAGCTGCTTCAGGACCTCCtgcaggaagaagaggaggaacaacCATGGAGaattacacagagagagagagagagagagagagagagagagaaacctcctgctcctcctcctccactcctcctccaccagacCTCctatgtttctggtttgttgtTTGATAGCCAACAtgtctgaacagacaaagagaagagaaactcaaactgcatcaacaggaaatccaagctccgcccacactgtttgattgacaggtgatctgtgggaagagcagtgcagaaacaccacagtgaggctgagggacaaagatggagactggataaaaaaaaaaaaaaaggaacttgAGGATTACCCCAAAACAGAACATTTTGCTATATTCTGATTTATATtctctttgctgtatcctataaaatgataataaataataacaaacatTAGATCTGAGATACTGCACCAAACCCATAACAGAGCCAGAGCAGATTGTGATGTGTTATGAACTTAATGGACAGTAATGAGATTGCTTTGTCATGGCCACAGAAAAAAACTTTCTTCAATGTAAAACAGGTTAGATGGACATCAGTCTCCTGCAGTCCAGTTCTCCTCAGGTTTTGTGTTGCATTGTCAACAGAAATGAACATGAATGAACATCTGAGATCTCCAGCTGTTTCCAacgctgtgtgttttctgtcctgtttcagattttattttcccAGGCTGGATGGAAACAAGCTTCCTCCTCACTTAGTTCCACGTCATTTTAACCCTGGATGTGTTCATGTCACACTGAAGCTCTGCTGCAGGATTAAATGGATTCCCTGTTCTGCTCCCTGTTCCCCGTCATGTTCGTCTGACTGAAGCTGAATCCTTTCCTCCTGTCAGTCTGAACACTAACATGAATCCACCAAACTGTCCACACTCACCTGGAGAATACGATTTCCTACAGTTTGAACTCCTTTCCTACAGTCCTTGAACTCATCGTGTCGCTGTTCCTCTAcgtgtttctgttttatttcctgCTGTCCGTCTCTTCGTCTCTTCTGCTGAGAGCCGCTGAGCTCAGGATGAAGCCGGCGGATAATCCAGCTGCACACAGCATCTGGACACgtgtgtgatagtgtgtgtgtgtgtgtgtgtgtctatatgcatgtgtctgtgtgcatgtgattatgcatctgtgtgtgtgcatgaatgtgttttatgcAGCTTATATGTTTTTTGTCATATAAGGTGGAGgttttagttttccatttttactaCACTGTCAGAAAtgagtatctatctatctatctatctatctatctatctatctctttttgtacttttttttgtataaaaTTAGTTCCAACTAGATTAATTTGAGATTTTTGCTCTAAAATCTACAGAATCAGAGTGGAAATTCAGATAATTGAATTAAAATTGTCTCCTTTTTacgtaaatataaaaaataaataacatttgtttgaaatgTTTCCCCAGTGAGACAAAGGGGGTGAATACTTTACTTTTTTCTATTATGGGAATTTCATTCTTTCACATAAATTTCTTCAACTTCCACTCTGTTTTCATTGAAAATAGAACTTTATGTAGATTTTAGACCAAAAAGTCATTTTGCAGCACAGTGAAATGAGCCCAAGGTGAAGCAGAGGTGAATGTTTTTATCTCAGGCAGCTGCAGCGTCTTCACACCCCGTCCCGACCTGCAGCCTGTCAGCAGACTGACGCAGGCCGTCGGGTCAAAACCCGTCCACACTGCCTCCTGACCTGAGATCAGTcaaacatctacacacacaccactgcaacACAGTGTCTGTATAATGTGAGGAGGAGTTAAAGCCACAGAGAGCTGTCACACCGAGGCTCCGCTCTGCAGCTGAAAGGTTCCAGCTCTTATTTTTCctccatgtgactcagatcGGATGTGTTCAGGTCCGGTTCCTTCCTGCGGCTCTTCATCACGGTCTGTCTCAAAGAACTTCACAGAGAGCGAGCCTACCTAGACCTAactgatcaataatcaatcGCAAACAAAAAGATGGAATACAGtctgcaacaaaataaaacacaaggaaacaaaagacACAAGACAGCCTCTAACAGCAagaagctgcatggagtcgcatGTTTTCATTTCCCATCTGGATCACATGGATCTGAGCTACCAGATCAGATCCTGAGCCATGCGACCTACatgcgacttgtatttgaatgCTCCGAtcagaatttgtcagcgttgccatgacaacaagtaaATCTGACATCATCCGCCTGAAACTGAGCAGCGTTAGCCCGGAGACGATGAGAACGCCTCAATTCAAACTGAACATCAGAATCAAACTgagtctctctgctgttctgaaGGCTGAACCGACCACACgctcagcaacaacagcaacatttttctctgtatctcttcaGAAATCAGTTTGATCGGTGAGGAAGTGAGTGAAGACTTTAAGGAAACTGAGTCCAGACCTGCAGcggactgaagctgctgcagaGGATCCTGTTCCTGCAGGCAAACCCACAGTTTCTGTGATTAAGACTCACCAAGATGATTTATTCTGAGGAAACTAAAAGACTGAGCAGATTAATAAACTGGAAGTTGGGGCTGTGACTGGTGACTTGTGGAGATGTAATCAGACTTTCACTGTGTTAATCATTATTGTGTGATTGAAGGGATGGGATGAAACTCAACaaggaaaatgtatttcattaaTTTCTGTATGGATCATGTATGTAAATCTGTCCAGATAACTTGTTACAGGAGTCTGATTCACTCTCAGTACAGTCAGTTCAGAAAACTGGCTTACTTTGAAATTCAAATACTGGAAATGTTCTGTCAGAGAAAACTGATATCCACTCTGCAGAGAAAggatcattttacattttgaatttgaagtGAATAGACAGCGACCTTGAAAACTAACTACAACTAAACTGATACTGAAATAAAAGTTGAAAACTATATGAAGAAAAATACGATAACAAGCCTGCTGTGGTGGGATTTCACTGAAGAGACGAGTTtggtactgactgactggctggctgacctcctcttcctcctcttcctcctcttcctcttcctcattagAAGAGACAGCGAGGGAAGTGATGGATTGAGGCAGGATCGACGGAGCCGCGCTCCTCTATCTGGGTCAGGAGGAAGCCGAAGGCAGAGAACCGACCGCCCGGACGCTCCTGATGAAAATGTTCTTCATCCTTCAGCTCTgttctcctcttcctgttcaAGCTGCCATCCAGACtttgttttgcacattttcatttatatttatagGTTCTGTTCCGGTGTTTTGgcttaagccccgcccccaacgAGTGTTTTAATGAGATACAAACAACCTAGAGAGTTTTTCCCCTTattccacaacaacaacaacaacaacaacagggtccatatagaacctccttggttcCAAGTGGGAACTGGGAA
Coding sequences:
- the LOC139917501 gene encoding uncharacterized protein LOC139917501, yielding MSLSQDDVTGGGQTELDSAMRLQQDDLTGGFITDLQTEEDLRMKDLKTSQSTERENKTTNPLSLLKEDLSQFKEDLMNVFKDKDMKTADHSSSQSTEREYKTTNPLSLFKEDLSQFREDLTSVFSVGFSKEKDTKSADLKTSQAAARELKTTNTLSLLKEDLSQFKEDLTSVFRMGLSKEKDNKAVASKEDFPGNFKIKVLSEEKAERTGRSRRDCSEIELNDLFGRDQTRLSKTRGEKMQESKKSLSEKRKEKMTDDRSNENGETVNAGKMTDDMESAVNPTASELDIKSSGEKTETRTFSETQQSEERILALETDEEKAAASTSESEDCSVSDDSSVVLGELRTEEEDEEEEEEEDENPLMSLASGIGLFVENDSIGDIMRDQPGGELWALKNFACYLTLDPNTANPELLLSDDNRKATRVWSDHRYPEHPERFDGCPQVLCREGLMERFYWEVEWSGGADVGVTYNSISRDGDASGCLLGHNGKSWTLECCEGSYTPCHDNKRFGSSSPRPSARRVGVYLDWAAGSLSFYSVRPDSMTLLHTFSAAFTEPLYPGFWVWGSDASVSLSQVQLDWERLLQ